A genomic region of Denticeps clupeoides chromosome 9, fDenClu1.1, whole genome shotgun sequence contains the following coding sequences:
- the gpr156 gene encoding probable G-protein coupled receptor 156 isoform X2 → MQPGPSCSSRCDSGTCYIIPQVHTHDGWEILQRLCTVLMKLEATTQGTSLSPVLRVVVWTLLCGGILLAFLFLLFTLRFRKNRIVKMSSPNLNVMTLCGSVMTYTSGFLFAIEEKMTVEETETNVVLQARIWTLCIGSSLVFGPILGKTWRLYRVFTHRVPDKRVIIRDIQLIGLVVLLVAVDIILLGTWLLTDPIRCARSVGAAVKVMKLDVSYSLSQTQTCSSHYIDLWIMLLSVVKGGLLLYGTYLAGLTSNISLAPVNQSLTIMATVCLVTTSTAVVVPVSFYLQAWPNVVYSVVSGCIFISTLVINCLLFVPQLTQWREFEGESSTTQLARFFSSPSKSLRSTCSGDEIYHLMGENNNMKRLITEKDAMIDSLQEQVTNAKDKLLKLVLTSRSIMEGDSSTTNLSSCPTQATGLQPVSLPVPPFPELYVSLPGTPVATSKVVHTNTSSSLDESLLTAQAPADSAQPKAELMMVRSSIESSEAESLTCSPHLPASSYTSHAEGLLGESMRCPDVKGIGRQVFVSSEQLREIVQDLSISCHSTGSHLSPRLLYDLYHCSISPYAMRKRRPPFYTSKARPLLLLSSGAVHHNELDTKQPEVRSQPRRSEESPGGVQEGELDVKPGGWGHGSLWEGRGPLPHRYSVTSYSGHSLKGPPLGQASQCLQISRQKLEPYYSDSDFDSSSEDYSYRRPCCAACRHTVYDSSACTSETSDTESEEEYNPGHPVVNFKEDLQPTFV, encoded by the exons ATGCAGCCTGGACCCAGCTGCAGCTCTCGCTGTGACTCAGGAACATGTTACATCATCCCACAAGTCCACACTCATGATGGATGGGAGATTCTGCAAAGACTCTGTACTGTCTTAATg aaattAGAGGCTACAACACAGGGCACTTCTCTCTCCCCAGTTCTGCGTGTGGTGGTGTGGACTCTGCTCTGTGGTGGGATTTTACTGGCATTCTTATTCCTTCTGTTCACCCTGCGATTCAGAAAGAACAG gattgtGAAGATGTCCAGCCCCAACTTGAACGTGATGACCCTATGTGGAAGTGTTATGACCTACACCAGTGGATTTTTGTTCGCTATTGAAGAAAAGATGACGGTGGAAGAAACAGAGACTAATGTTGTTCTACAG GCACGCATTTGGACTCTGTGCATAGGAAGCTCTTTAGTGTTTGGACCAATTCTTGGGAAGACATGGCGGCTCTACAGAGTCTTCACTCACCGCGTTCCAGACAAGAGGGTG ATTATCAGAGACATACAGCTGATAGGCCTTGTGGTGCTATTGGTTGCAGTGGACATTATACTTCTGGGCACGTGGTTGTTAACTGACCCAATCCGATGTGCTCGGTCTGTTGGAGCAGCTGTGAAG GTGATGAAGTTGGATGTCTCTTATTCCCTTtctcaaacacaaacatgctCCTCACACTACATAGACCTGTGGATTATGCTTCTGTCTGTGGTTAAG GGTGGTCTGCTCCTTTATGGGACCTATCTCGCTGGCTTGACCAGCAACATCAGCCTCGCTCCAGTTAATCAGTCCCTTACCATCATGGCCACTGTGTGCCTGGTGACGACGTCAACAGCTGTGGTTGTTCCGGTGTCTTTCTATCTCCAGGCCTGGCCCAATGTGGTCTACAGCGTGGTGTCTGGTTGTATCTTCATCTCTACTTTGGTCATTAACTGCCTGCTGTTTGTGCCACAG CTTACACAGTGGAGAGAGTTTGAAGGTGAAAGCAGCACGACTCAGCTGGCCCGGTTCTTTAGCAGTCCAAGCAAGAGTCTGCGATCCACTTGCAGCGGGGACGAAATTTATCATCTGATGGGGGAAAACAACAACATGAAACGGCTCATCACTGAA AAGGATGCGATGATTGATAGTCTGCAGGAGCAGGTGACCAATGCCAAGGACAAGCTCCTGAAACTGGTGCTGACTAGTCGGTCCATCATGGAGGGGGATTCTTCCACAACAAACCTAAGCTCTTGTCCCACACAGGCCACAGGGCTTCAGCCTGTTTcccttcctgttcctccttTCCCAGAGCTGTATGTGTCTCTGCCTGGGACTCCTGTGGCTACTTCCAAAGTGGTGCATACAAACACCAGTTCTTCTCTGGATGAGTCACTTCTCACCGCACAAGCTCCTGCTGATTCTGCGCAGCCAAAAGCAGAGCTAATGATGGTGAGGAGCAGCATAGAGAGCTCAGAAGCTGAATCTTTGACATGTTCTCCTCATCTTCCTGCATCATCCTATACAAGTCATGCAGAAGGATTGTTGGGAGAGTCTATGCGCTGTCCAGATGTTAAGGGAATCGGCAGGCAGGTctttgtgagcagtgagcagctaCGGGAAATTGTCCAGGATCTGAGCATCTCCTGCCACTCCACCGGTTCACATCTTTCCCCCCGGTTACTGTATGACTTGTACCACTGCAGCATATCACCCTACGCCATGCGCAAGCGTCGACCCCCTTTCTATACCTCGAAAGCCAGGCCTCTTCTCCTCTTATCCTCAGGAGCAGTGCACCACAATGAGCTGGACACCAAACAACCAGAGGTGAGAAGCCAACCTCGGAGGAGCGAGGAGAGTCCTGGAGGAGTTCAAGAAGGGGAGCTTGATGTGAAACCTGGTGGATGGGGACATGGGTCGTTATGGGAGGGACGAGGCCCACTGCCCCACAGGTACTCTGTGACCTCTTATTCAGGACATTCTCTCAAAGGGCCCCCACTGGGACAGGCCAGTCAGTGCCTTCAGATCTCCAGACAGAAGTTGGAACCGTATTATTCCGACTCGGACTTTGACTCCAGTTCAGAAGACTACAGCTACCGTAGACCATGCTGTGCCGCATGTCGACACACAGTCTACGATTCCTCTGCCTGCACCTCCGAAACATCTGACACAGAGTCAGAGGAGGAGTACAACCCTGGACATCCAGTGGTCAACTTCAAAGAAGACCTCCAACCCACCTTTGTGTAA
- the gpr156 gene encoding probable G-protein coupled receptor 156 isoform X5, which produces MSSPNLNVMTLCGSVMTYTSGFLFAIEEKMTVEETETNVVLQARIWTLCIGSSLVFGPILGKTWRLYRVFTHRVPDKRVIIRDIQLIGLVVLLVAVDIILLGTWLLTDPIRCARSVGAAVKVMKLDVSYSLSQTQTCSSHYIDLWIMLLSVVKGGLLLYGTYLAGLTSNISLAPVNQSLTIMATVCLVTTSTAVVVPVSFYLQAWPNVVYSVVSGCIFISTLVINCLLFVPQLTQWREFEGESSTTQLARFFSSPSKSLRSTCSGDEIYHLMGENNNMKRLITEKDAMIDSLQEQVTNAKDKLLKLVLTSRSIMEGDSSTTNLSSCPTQATGLQPVSLPVPPFPELYVSLPGTPVATSKVVHTNTSSSLDESLLTAQAPADSAQPKAELMMVRSSIESSEAESLTCSPHLPASSYTSHAEGLLGESMRCPDVKGIGRQVFVSSEQLREIVQDLSISCHSTGSHLSPRLLYDLYHCSISPYAMRKRRPPFYTSKARPLLLLSSGAVHHNELDTKQPEVRSQPRRSEESPGGVQEGELDVKPGGWGHGSLWEGRGPLPHRYSVTSYSGHSLKGPPLGQASQCLQISRQKLEPYYSDSDFDSSSEDYSYRRPCCAACRHTVYDSSACTSETSDTESEEEYNPGHPVVNFKEDLQPTFV; this is translated from the exons ATGTCCAGCCCCAACTTGAACGTGATGACCCTATGTGGAAGTGTTATGACCTACACCAGTGGATTTTTGTTCGCTATTGAAGAAAAGATGACGGTGGAAGAAACAGAGACTAATGTTGTTCTACAG GCACGCATTTGGACTCTGTGCATAGGAAGCTCTTTAGTGTTTGGACCAATTCTTGGGAAGACATGGCGGCTCTACAGAGTCTTCACTCACCGCGTTCCAGACAAGAGGGTG ATTATCAGAGACATACAGCTGATAGGCCTTGTGGTGCTATTGGTTGCAGTGGACATTATACTTCTGGGCACGTGGTTGTTAACTGACCCAATCCGATGTGCTCGGTCTGTTGGAGCAGCTGTGAAG GTGATGAAGTTGGATGTCTCTTATTCCCTTtctcaaacacaaacatgctCCTCACACTACATAGACCTGTGGATTATGCTTCTGTCTGTGGTTAAG GGTGGTCTGCTCCTTTATGGGACCTATCTCGCTGGCTTGACCAGCAACATCAGCCTCGCTCCAGTTAATCAGTCCCTTACCATCATGGCCACTGTGTGCCTGGTGACGACGTCAACAGCTGTGGTTGTTCCGGTGTCTTTCTATCTCCAGGCCTGGCCCAATGTGGTCTACAGCGTGGTGTCTGGTTGTATCTTCATCTCTACTTTGGTCATTAACTGCCTGCTGTTTGTGCCACAG CTTACACAGTGGAGAGAGTTTGAAGGTGAAAGCAGCACGACTCAGCTGGCCCGGTTCTTTAGCAGTCCAAGCAAGAGTCTGCGATCCACTTGCAGCGGGGACGAAATTTATCATCTGATGGGGGAAAACAACAACATGAAACGGCTCATCACTGAA AAGGATGCGATGATTGATAGTCTGCAGGAGCAGGTGACCAATGCCAAGGACAAGCTCCTGAAACTGGTGCTGACTAGTCGGTCCATCATGGAGGGGGATTCTTCCACAACAAACCTAAGCTCTTGTCCCACACAGGCCACAGGGCTTCAGCCTGTTTcccttcctgttcctccttTCCCAGAGCTGTATGTGTCTCTGCCTGGGACTCCTGTGGCTACTTCCAAAGTGGTGCATACAAACACCAGTTCTTCTCTGGATGAGTCACTTCTCACCGCACAAGCTCCTGCTGATTCTGCGCAGCCAAAAGCAGAGCTAATGATGGTGAGGAGCAGCATAGAGAGCTCAGAAGCTGAATCTTTGACATGTTCTCCTCATCTTCCTGCATCATCCTATACAAGTCATGCAGAAGGATTGTTGGGAGAGTCTATGCGCTGTCCAGATGTTAAGGGAATCGGCAGGCAGGTctttgtgagcagtgagcagctaCGGGAAATTGTCCAGGATCTGAGCATCTCCTGCCACTCCACCGGTTCACATCTTTCCCCCCGGTTACTGTATGACTTGTACCACTGCAGCATATCACCCTACGCCATGCGCAAGCGTCGACCCCCTTTCTATACCTCGAAAGCCAGGCCTCTTCTCCTCTTATCCTCAGGAGCAGTGCACCACAATGAGCTGGACACCAAACAACCAGAGGTGAGAAGCCAACCTCGGAGGAGCGAGGAGAGTCCTGGAGGAGTTCAAGAAGGGGAGCTTGATGTGAAACCTGGTGGATGGGGACATGGGTCGTTATGGGAGGGACGAGGCCCACTGCCCCACAGGTACTCTGTGACCTCTTATTCAGGACATTCTCTCAAAGGGCCCCCACTGGGACAGGCCAGTCAGTGCCTTCAGATCTCCAGACAGAAGTTGGAACCGTATTATTCCGACTCGGACTTTGACTCCAGTTCAGAAGACTACAGCTACCGTAGACCATGCTGTGCCGCATGTCGACACACAGTCTACGATTCCTCTGCCTGCACCTCCGAAACATCTGACACAGAGTCAGAGGAGGAGTACAACCCTGGACATCCAGTGGTCAACTTCAAAGAAGACCTCCAACCCACCTTTGTGTAA
- the gpr156 gene encoding probable G-protein coupled receptor 156 isoform X3, with the protein MTGRVCAEAGAGAGPVMQPGPSCSSRCDSGTCYIIPQVHTHDGWEILQRLCTVLMKLEATTQGTSLSPVLRVVVWTLLCGGILLAFLFLLFTLRFRKNRIVKMSSPNLNVMTLCGSVMTYTSGFLFAIEEKMTVEETETNVVLQARIWTLCIGSSLVFGPILGKTWRLYRVFTHRVPDKRVIIRDIQLIGLVVLLVAVDIILLGTWLLTDPIRCARSVGAAVKVMKLDVSYSLSQTQTCSSHYIDLWIMLLSVVKAWPNVVYSVVSGCIFISTLVINCLLFVPQLTQWREFEGESSTTQLARFFSSPSKSLRSTCSGDEIYHLMGENNNMKRLITEKDAMIDSLQEQVTNAKDKLLKLVLTSRSIMEGDSSTTNLSSCPTQATGLQPVSLPVPPFPELYVSLPGTPVATSKVVHTNTSSSLDESLLTAQAPADSAQPKAELMMVRSSIESSEAESLTCSPHLPASSYTSHAEGLLGESMRCPDVKGIGRQVFVSSEQLREIVQDLSISCHSTGSHLSPRLLYDLYHCSISPYAMRKRRPPFYTSKARPLLLLSSGAVHHNELDTKQPEVRSQPRRSEESPGGVQEGELDVKPGGWGHGSLWEGRGPLPHRYSVTSYSGHSLKGPPLGQASQCLQISRQKLEPYYSDSDFDSSSEDYSYRRPCCAACRHTVYDSSACTSETSDTESEEEYNPGHPVVNFKEDLQPTFV; encoded by the exons ATGACAG GACGTGTATGTGCTGAGGCAGGTGCAGGTGCAGGTCCAGTCATGCAGCCTGGACCCAGCTGCAGCTCTCGCTGTGACTCAGGAACATGTTACATCATCCCACAAGTCCACACTCATGATGGATGGGAGATTCTGCAAAGACTCTGTACTGTCTTAATg aaattAGAGGCTACAACACAGGGCACTTCTCTCTCCCCAGTTCTGCGTGTGGTGGTGTGGACTCTGCTCTGTGGTGGGATTTTACTGGCATTCTTATTCCTTCTGTTCACCCTGCGATTCAGAAAGAACAG gattgtGAAGATGTCCAGCCCCAACTTGAACGTGATGACCCTATGTGGAAGTGTTATGACCTACACCAGTGGATTTTTGTTCGCTATTGAAGAAAAGATGACGGTGGAAGAAACAGAGACTAATGTTGTTCTACAG GCACGCATTTGGACTCTGTGCATAGGAAGCTCTTTAGTGTTTGGACCAATTCTTGGGAAGACATGGCGGCTCTACAGAGTCTTCACTCACCGCGTTCCAGACAAGAGGGTG ATTATCAGAGACATACAGCTGATAGGCCTTGTGGTGCTATTGGTTGCAGTGGACATTATACTTCTGGGCACGTGGTTGTTAACTGACCCAATCCGATGTGCTCGGTCTGTTGGAGCAGCTGTGAAG GTGATGAAGTTGGATGTCTCTTATTCCCTTtctcaaacacaaacatgctCCTCACACTACATAGACCTGTGGATTATGCTTCTGTCTGTGGTTAAG GCCTGGCCCAATGTGGTCTACAGCGTGGTGTCTGGTTGTATCTTCATCTCTACTTTGGTCATTAACTGCCTGCTGTTTGTGCCACAG CTTACACAGTGGAGAGAGTTTGAAGGTGAAAGCAGCACGACTCAGCTGGCCCGGTTCTTTAGCAGTCCAAGCAAGAGTCTGCGATCCACTTGCAGCGGGGACGAAATTTATCATCTGATGGGGGAAAACAACAACATGAAACGGCTCATCACTGAA AAGGATGCGATGATTGATAGTCTGCAGGAGCAGGTGACCAATGCCAAGGACAAGCTCCTGAAACTGGTGCTGACTAGTCGGTCCATCATGGAGGGGGATTCTTCCACAACAAACCTAAGCTCTTGTCCCACACAGGCCACAGGGCTTCAGCCTGTTTcccttcctgttcctccttTCCCAGAGCTGTATGTGTCTCTGCCTGGGACTCCTGTGGCTACTTCCAAAGTGGTGCATACAAACACCAGTTCTTCTCTGGATGAGTCACTTCTCACCGCACAAGCTCCTGCTGATTCTGCGCAGCCAAAAGCAGAGCTAATGATGGTGAGGAGCAGCATAGAGAGCTCAGAAGCTGAATCTTTGACATGTTCTCCTCATCTTCCTGCATCATCCTATACAAGTCATGCAGAAGGATTGTTGGGAGAGTCTATGCGCTGTCCAGATGTTAAGGGAATCGGCAGGCAGGTctttgtgagcagtgagcagctaCGGGAAATTGTCCAGGATCTGAGCATCTCCTGCCACTCCACCGGTTCACATCTTTCCCCCCGGTTACTGTATGACTTGTACCACTGCAGCATATCACCCTACGCCATGCGCAAGCGTCGACCCCCTTTCTATACCTCGAAAGCCAGGCCTCTTCTCCTCTTATCCTCAGGAGCAGTGCACCACAATGAGCTGGACACCAAACAACCAGAGGTGAGAAGCCAACCTCGGAGGAGCGAGGAGAGTCCTGGAGGAGTTCAAGAAGGGGAGCTTGATGTGAAACCTGGTGGATGGGGACATGGGTCGTTATGGGAGGGACGAGGCCCACTGCCCCACAGGTACTCTGTGACCTCTTATTCAGGACATTCTCTCAAAGGGCCCCCACTGGGACAGGCCAGTCAGTGCCTTCAGATCTCCAGACAGAAGTTGGAACCGTATTATTCCGACTCGGACTTTGACTCCAGTTCAGAAGACTACAGCTACCGTAGACCATGCTGTGCCGCATGTCGACACACAGTCTACGATTCCTCTGCCTGCACCTCCGAAACATCTGACACAGAGTCAGAGGAGGAGTACAACCCTGGACATCCAGTGGTCAACTTCAAAGAAGACCTCCAACCCACCTTTGTGTAA
- the gpr156 gene encoding probable G-protein coupled receptor 156 isoform X4: MGDSAKTLYCLNVLRVVVWTLLCGGILLAFLFLLFTLRFRKNRIVKMSSPNLNVMTLCGSVMTYTSGFLFAIEEKMTVEETETNVVLQARIWTLCIGSSLVFGPILGKTWRLYRVFTHRVPDKRVIIRDIQLIGLVVLLVAVDIILLGTWLLTDPIRCARSVGAAVKVMKLDVSYSLSQTQTCSSHYIDLWIMLLSVVKGGLLLYGTYLAGLTSNISLAPVNQSLTIMATVCLVTTSTAVVVPVSFYLQAWPNVVYSVVSGCIFISTLVINCLLFVPQLTQWREFEGESSTTQLARFFSSPSKSLRSTCSGDEIYHLMGENNNMKRLITEKDAMIDSLQEQVTNAKDKLLKLVLTSRSIMEGDSSTTNLSSCPTQATGLQPVSLPVPPFPELYVSLPGTPVATSKVVHTNTSSSLDESLLTAQAPADSAQPKAELMMVRSSIESSEAESLTCSPHLPASSYTSHAEGLLGESMRCPDVKGIGRQVFVSSEQLREIVQDLSISCHSTGSHLSPRLLYDLYHCSISPYAMRKRRPPFYTSKARPLLLLSSGAVHHNELDTKQPEVRSQPRRSEESPGGVQEGELDVKPGGWGHGSLWEGRGPLPHRYSVTSYSGHSLKGPPLGQASQCLQISRQKLEPYYSDSDFDSSSEDYSYRRPCCAACRHTVYDSSACTSETSDTESEEEYNPGHPVVNFKEDLQPTFV, from the exons ATGGGAGATTCTGCAAAGACTCTGTACTGTCTTAATg TTCTGCGTGTGGTGGTGTGGACTCTGCTCTGTGGTGGGATTTTACTGGCATTCTTATTCCTTCTGTTCACCCTGCGATTCAGAAAGAACAG gattgtGAAGATGTCCAGCCCCAACTTGAACGTGATGACCCTATGTGGAAGTGTTATGACCTACACCAGTGGATTTTTGTTCGCTATTGAAGAAAAGATGACGGTGGAAGAAACAGAGACTAATGTTGTTCTACAG GCACGCATTTGGACTCTGTGCATAGGAAGCTCTTTAGTGTTTGGACCAATTCTTGGGAAGACATGGCGGCTCTACAGAGTCTTCACTCACCGCGTTCCAGACAAGAGGGTG ATTATCAGAGACATACAGCTGATAGGCCTTGTGGTGCTATTGGTTGCAGTGGACATTATACTTCTGGGCACGTGGTTGTTAACTGACCCAATCCGATGTGCTCGGTCTGTTGGAGCAGCTGTGAAG GTGATGAAGTTGGATGTCTCTTATTCCCTTtctcaaacacaaacatgctCCTCACACTACATAGACCTGTGGATTATGCTTCTGTCTGTGGTTAAG GGTGGTCTGCTCCTTTATGGGACCTATCTCGCTGGCTTGACCAGCAACATCAGCCTCGCTCCAGTTAATCAGTCCCTTACCATCATGGCCACTGTGTGCCTGGTGACGACGTCAACAGCTGTGGTTGTTCCGGTGTCTTTCTATCTCCAGGCCTGGCCCAATGTGGTCTACAGCGTGGTGTCTGGTTGTATCTTCATCTCTACTTTGGTCATTAACTGCCTGCTGTTTGTGCCACAG CTTACACAGTGGAGAGAGTTTGAAGGTGAAAGCAGCACGACTCAGCTGGCCCGGTTCTTTAGCAGTCCAAGCAAGAGTCTGCGATCCACTTGCAGCGGGGACGAAATTTATCATCTGATGGGGGAAAACAACAACATGAAACGGCTCATCACTGAA AAGGATGCGATGATTGATAGTCTGCAGGAGCAGGTGACCAATGCCAAGGACAAGCTCCTGAAACTGGTGCTGACTAGTCGGTCCATCATGGAGGGGGATTCTTCCACAACAAACCTAAGCTCTTGTCCCACACAGGCCACAGGGCTTCAGCCTGTTTcccttcctgttcctccttTCCCAGAGCTGTATGTGTCTCTGCCTGGGACTCCTGTGGCTACTTCCAAAGTGGTGCATACAAACACCAGTTCTTCTCTGGATGAGTCACTTCTCACCGCACAAGCTCCTGCTGATTCTGCGCAGCCAAAAGCAGAGCTAATGATGGTGAGGAGCAGCATAGAGAGCTCAGAAGCTGAATCTTTGACATGTTCTCCTCATCTTCCTGCATCATCCTATACAAGTCATGCAGAAGGATTGTTGGGAGAGTCTATGCGCTGTCCAGATGTTAAGGGAATCGGCAGGCAGGTctttgtgagcagtgagcagctaCGGGAAATTGTCCAGGATCTGAGCATCTCCTGCCACTCCACCGGTTCACATCTTTCCCCCCGGTTACTGTATGACTTGTACCACTGCAGCATATCACCCTACGCCATGCGCAAGCGTCGACCCCCTTTCTATACCTCGAAAGCCAGGCCTCTTCTCCTCTTATCCTCAGGAGCAGTGCACCACAATGAGCTGGACACCAAACAACCAGAGGTGAGAAGCCAACCTCGGAGGAGCGAGGAGAGTCCTGGAGGAGTTCAAGAAGGGGAGCTTGATGTGAAACCTGGTGGATGGGGACATGGGTCGTTATGGGAGGGACGAGGCCCACTGCCCCACAGGTACTCTGTGACCTCTTATTCAGGACATTCTCTCAAAGGGCCCCCACTGGGACAGGCCAGTCAGTGCCTTCAGATCTCCAGACAGAAGTTGGAACCGTATTATTCCGACTCGGACTTTGACTCCAGTTCAGAAGACTACAGCTACCGTAGACCATGCTGTGCCGCATGTCGACACACAGTCTACGATTCCTCTGCCTGCACCTCCGAAACATCTGACACAGAGTCAGAGGAGGAGTACAACCCTGGACATCCAGTGGTCAACTTCAAAGAAGACCTCCAACCCACCTTTGTGTAA
- the gpr156 gene encoding probable G-protein coupled receptor 156 isoform X1, whose translation MTGRVCAEAGAGAGPVMQPGPSCSSRCDSGTCYIIPQVHTHDGWEILQRLCTVLMKLEATTQGTSLSPVLRVVVWTLLCGGILLAFLFLLFTLRFRKNRIVKMSSPNLNVMTLCGSVMTYTSGFLFAIEEKMTVEETETNVVLQARIWTLCIGSSLVFGPILGKTWRLYRVFTHRVPDKRVIIRDIQLIGLVVLLVAVDIILLGTWLLTDPIRCARSVGAAVKVMKLDVSYSLSQTQTCSSHYIDLWIMLLSVVKGGLLLYGTYLAGLTSNISLAPVNQSLTIMATVCLVTTSTAVVVPVSFYLQAWPNVVYSVVSGCIFISTLVINCLLFVPQLTQWREFEGESSTTQLARFFSSPSKSLRSTCSGDEIYHLMGENNNMKRLITEKDAMIDSLQEQVTNAKDKLLKLVLTSRSIMEGDSSTTNLSSCPTQATGLQPVSLPVPPFPELYVSLPGTPVATSKVVHTNTSSSLDESLLTAQAPADSAQPKAELMMVRSSIESSEAESLTCSPHLPASSYTSHAEGLLGESMRCPDVKGIGRQVFVSSEQLREIVQDLSISCHSTGSHLSPRLLYDLYHCSISPYAMRKRRPPFYTSKARPLLLLSSGAVHHNELDTKQPEVRSQPRRSEESPGGVQEGELDVKPGGWGHGSLWEGRGPLPHRYSVTSYSGHSLKGPPLGQASQCLQISRQKLEPYYSDSDFDSSSEDYSYRRPCCAACRHTVYDSSACTSETSDTESEEEYNPGHPVVNFKEDLQPTFV comes from the exons ATGACAG GACGTGTATGTGCTGAGGCAGGTGCAGGTGCAGGTCCAGTCATGCAGCCTGGACCCAGCTGCAGCTCTCGCTGTGACTCAGGAACATGTTACATCATCCCACAAGTCCACACTCATGATGGATGGGAGATTCTGCAAAGACTCTGTACTGTCTTAATg aaattAGAGGCTACAACACAGGGCACTTCTCTCTCCCCAGTTCTGCGTGTGGTGGTGTGGACTCTGCTCTGTGGTGGGATTTTACTGGCATTCTTATTCCTTCTGTTCACCCTGCGATTCAGAAAGAACAG gattgtGAAGATGTCCAGCCCCAACTTGAACGTGATGACCCTATGTGGAAGTGTTATGACCTACACCAGTGGATTTTTGTTCGCTATTGAAGAAAAGATGACGGTGGAAGAAACAGAGACTAATGTTGTTCTACAG GCACGCATTTGGACTCTGTGCATAGGAAGCTCTTTAGTGTTTGGACCAATTCTTGGGAAGACATGGCGGCTCTACAGAGTCTTCACTCACCGCGTTCCAGACAAGAGGGTG ATTATCAGAGACATACAGCTGATAGGCCTTGTGGTGCTATTGGTTGCAGTGGACATTATACTTCTGGGCACGTGGTTGTTAACTGACCCAATCCGATGTGCTCGGTCTGTTGGAGCAGCTGTGAAG GTGATGAAGTTGGATGTCTCTTATTCCCTTtctcaaacacaaacatgctCCTCACACTACATAGACCTGTGGATTATGCTTCTGTCTGTGGTTAAG GGTGGTCTGCTCCTTTATGGGACCTATCTCGCTGGCTTGACCAGCAACATCAGCCTCGCTCCAGTTAATCAGTCCCTTACCATCATGGCCACTGTGTGCCTGGTGACGACGTCAACAGCTGTGGTTGTTCCGGTGTCTTTCTATCTCCAGGCCTGGCCCAATGTGGTCTACAGCGTGGTGTCTGGTTGTATCTTCATCTCTACTTTGGTCATTAACTGCCTGCTGTTTGTGCCACAG CTTACACAGTGGAGAGAGTTTGAAGGTGAAAGCAGCACGACTCAGCTGGCCCGGTTCTTTAGCAGTCCAAGCAAGAGTCTGCGATCCACTTGCAGCGGGGACGAAATTTATCATCTGATGGGGGAAAACAACAACATGAAACGGCTCATCACTGAA AAGGATGCGATGATTGATAGTCTGCAGGAGCAGGTGACCAATGCCAAGGACAAGCTCCTGAAACTGGTGCTGACTAGTCGGTCCATCATGGAGGGGGATTCTTCCACAACAAACCTAAGCTCTTGTCCCACACAGGCCACAGGGCTTCAGCCTGTTTcccttcctgttcctccttTCCCAGAGCTGTATGTGTCTCTGCCTGGGACTCCTGTGGCTACTTCCAAAGTGGTGCATACAAACACCAGTTCTTCTCTGGATGAGTCACTTCTCACCGCACAAGCTCCTGCTGATTCTGCGCAGCCAAAAGCAGAGCTAATGATGGTGAGGAGCAGCATAGAGAGCTCAGAAGCTGAATCTTTGACATGTTCTCCTCATCTTCCTGCATCATCCTATACAAGTCATGCAGAAGGATTGTTGGGAGAGTCTATGCGCTGTCCAGATGTTAAGGGAATCGGCAGGCAGGTctttgtgagcagtgagcagctaCGGGAAATTGTCCAGGATCTGAGCATCTCCTGCCACTCCACCGGTTCACATCTTTCCCCCCGGTTACTGTATGACTTGTACCACTGCAGCATATCACCCTACGCCATGCGCAAGCGTCGACCCCCTTTCTATACCTCGAAAGCCAGGCCTCTTCTCCTCTTATCCTCAGGAGCAGTGCACCACAATGAGCTGGACACCAAACAACCAGAGGTGAGAAGCCAACCTCGGAGGAGCGAGGAGAGTCCTGGAGGAGTTCAAGAAGGGGAGCTTGATGTGAAACCTGGTGGATGGGGACATGGGTCGTTATGGGAGGGACGAGGCCCACTGCCCCACAGGTACTCTGTGACCTCTTATTCAGGACATTCTCTCAAAGGGCCCCCACTGGGACAGGCCAGTCAGTGCCTTCAGATCTCCAGACAGAAGTTGGAACCGTATTATTCCGACTCGGACTTTGACTCCAGTTCAGAAGACTACAGCTACCGTAGACCATGCTGTGCCGCATGTCGACACACAGTCTACGATTCCTCTGCCTGCACCTCCGAAACATCTGACACAGAGTCAGAGGAGGAGTACAACCCTGGACATCCAGTGGTCAACTTCAAAGAAGACCTCCAACCCACCTTTGTGTAA